One region of Ananas comosus cultivar F153 linkage group 9, ASM154086v1, whole genome shotgun sequence genomic DNA includes:
- the LOC109715741 gene encoding CRIB domain-containing protein RIC10-like, which yields MSTKMKKGIMKPLRFISQIFDGKEHELEIGFPTDVKHVAHIGWDGPNVNGPSWMKEFHSAPLSSASYAAEGRESPPRNLWASQEINFHGGLEESPQQESVRPARRGGVSSSDDPTADSPSNSPKSTKPRHTRRHQSDGTVAVDPPNRDPSDPSKKGRRHRRKEGGPNGPPTDAAPGAQELPAIPKQSHRRRIKGSGESGGSTRPSRLKDTTSALSSSSSPSSSLPSVPSDALPEATPNGPVPVLKPMNEEEEGL from the exons ATGAGTACAAAGATGAAGAAAGGGATCATGAAGCCCCTGCGTTTCATCTCCCAGATATTCG ATGGAAAAGAACACGAGCTGGAGATCGGATTTCCAACGGATGTGAAACACGTGGCGCACATCGGATGGGATGGGCCCAATGTGAATGGTCCTAGCTGG ATGAAAGAGTTCCATTCGGCGCCACTGAGTTCCGCTTCGTATGCCGCGGAAGGAAGAGAAAGTCCCCCTAGAAATTTATGGGCCTCACAAG AGATAAATTTTCATGGTGGATTGGAAGAATCTCCCCAGCAAGAATCAGTAAGGCCGGCCCGGCGCGGCGGCGTCTCCTCGTCCGACGACCCGACGGCAGATTCCCCTAGCAACTCCCCAAAATCTACCAAGCCCCGCCACACCCGGCGCCACCAATCCGACGGAACCGTGGCCGTCGATCCCCCAAACCGCGATCCGTCCGATCCATCCAAAAAGGGCCGCCGGCATCGCAGAAAGGAAGGCGGGCCCAATGGGCCCCCGACCGATGCAGCGCCGGGGGCCCAGGAGCTCCCGGCGATCCCTAAGCAGTCGCATCGGAGGAGAATCAAGGGCTCTGGAGAGAGCGGAGGGTCAACACGGCCGTCGAGATTGAAGGACACCACTTCAGCGttatcgtcgtcgtcgtcaccgTCATCATCATTGCCATCAGTACCGTCCGACGCGCTACCCGAGGCAACGCCCAATGGGCCTGTCCCTGTGCTGAAGCCCATgaatgaagaggaagaaggattGTAA